In a single window of the Cucumis melo cultivar AY chromosome 11, USDA_Cmelo_AY_1.0, whole genome shotgun sequence genome:
- the LOC103501949 gene encoding uncharacterized protein LOC103501949, with product MATGKSCYGRSNYRFLTGDISGHHHHHSFTSDFSFELNESDIYNSGTARSPTRIPKKKISSKRVEVQGGGGASSLPVNIPDWSKILKEEYREKRSSEYADDMEDDEDEEEEMRVPPHEFLARQMARTRIASFSVHEGIGRTLKGRDLSRVRNAIWEKTGFED from the coding sequence ATGGCGACCGGAAAAAGCTGTTACGGTCGTTCCAATTACCGTTTCCTCACCGGCGACATCTCCggccaccaccaccaccactcCTTCACTTCCGATTTCTCCTTCGAACTCAACGAATCTGACATTTACAACTCGGGTACGGCGAGATCTCCTACGCGAATCCCGAAGAAGAAAATTTCGTCGAAACGAGTGGAGGTGCAGGGGGGAGGTGGAGCGTCATCGTTGCCGGTGAATATTCCGGATTGGTCGAAGATTTTGAAGGAGGAATATAGAGAGAAGAGGAGTTCGGAATACGCGGATGACAtggaagatgatgaagatgaagaggaAGAAATGAGAGTTCCACCTCATGAGTTTCTGGCGAGGCAAATGGCGAGGACGAGGATCGCATCGTTTTCGGTGCACGAAGGAATTGGGAGGACGTTGAAAGGGAGAGATCTGAGTAGGGTAAGAAATGCAATTTGGGAAAAAACTGGGTTCGAGGATTGA